A section of the Aliidongia dinghuensis genome encodes:
- a CDS encoding ABC transporter ATP-binding protein, whose protein sequence is MIVSQTQAEWKTGTDAPLLQVDNLETRFATPDGAVSAVNGVSFAVKRGETIGIVGESGSGKSQVLMSIMGLLPHNGRSTGSVKFDGHEILGLSRDELNKIRGTKMAMIFQDPMTALNPYLTIGRQLTEVLTFHQAMNTAMAREQAREILEQVHIPEPGKRLDQYPHELSGGMRQRVMIAMGMLCRPALLIADEPTTALDVTIQAEILDLLAEQQAVTGTSIILVTHDLGVVAGLCDRVMVMYGGRIVEQGPVREIFYDPQHPYTRALLMSMPRLDDDLTGDLPTIAGQPPNLAHMPPGCAFAPRCAFASERCLSAVPPLREIAPGRTKACTLDRLVA, encoded by the coding sequence ATGATCGTTAGCCAAACCCAGGCCGAGTGGAAGACCGGCACCGACGCGCCGCTGCTGCAGGTCGACAATCTCGAGACCCGCTTCGCGACACCCGACGGCGCCGTGTCGGCGGTGAACGGCGTCAGCTTTGCCGTGAAGCGGGGCGAGACGATCGGCATCGTCGGCGAAAGCGGCTCGGGCAAGAGCCAGGTCCTGATGTCGATCATGGGGCTCCTGCCGCACAACGGCCGCTCGACCGGCAGCGTCAAGTTCGATGGCCATGAGATCCTGGGCCTGTCGCGCGACGAGCTGAACAAGATCCGCGGCACGAAGATGGCCATGATCTTCCAGGACCCGATGACGGCGCTGAACCCGTACCTCACGATCGGCCGGCAGCTGACCGAGGTGCTGACGTTCCATCAGGCCATGAACACGGCCATGGCCCGCGAGCAGGCGCGCGAGATCCTGGAGCAGGTGCATATCCCGGAACCAGGCAAGCGGCTCGACCAGTATCCGCACGAGCTGTCGGGCGGCATGCGCCAGCGTGTCATGATCGCCATGGGCATGCTGTGCCGCCCGGCGCTCTTGATCGCCGACGAGCCGACGACGGCGCTCGACGTGACCATCCAGGCCGAGATCCTGGACCTGCTCGCCGAGCAGCAGGCGGTCACCGGCACGTCGATCATCCTCGTCACCCACGACCTGGGCGTGGTCGCGGGGCTCTGCGACCGGGTCATGGTCATGTACGGCGGCCGCATCGTCGAGCAGGGGCCGGTGCGCGAGATCTTCTACGACCCGCAGCACCCCTATACGCGGGCACTCTTGATGTCGATGCCGCGGCTCGACGACGATCTGACCGGGGACCTGCCGACCATCGCCGGCCAGCCGCCCAACCTCGCCCATATGCCGCCCGGCTGCGCCTTCGCGCCGCGCTGTGCCTTTGCCTCCGAGCGCTGCCTTTCCGCCGTGCCGCCGCTGCGCGAGATCGCGCCGGGCCGGACCAAGGCCTGCACGCTCGATCGGCTCGTCGCGTGA
- a CDS encoding MFS transporter has product MTSSLVPPSPVTPTTVRLYAAAIASAKIGTGFFFLINTWLIIELTHQPSSAALTLVMTILPSLLLSPLIGLAVDRGRPARLAYRAEWLRWLVLILYGGLYGAGLAGAWTGYAVSFLVALGNEIQVLAWRAALVRAAPAEQMLRLNALTVVGGQAGQILGAAASGLVLAAIGPVPTIVLTATAYLLSALFGRLVAGRLSGQDPATAARRDLRQHLRDLAAGLGHIRERPEIGFFYGLMLANLTVIFGINAMLAPFVQEELHLGAAAFGQIDAGYAAGAITGGLVVARLAARFGRRPILISGFLLMATSLAAFAHSHGFVAAIIAYAGLGISFQTNVLALSLAQQATDPAYQGRVNASFNTLNGLAGLVIYGIVALSAGHHLYRTLYLGQAAIMLAMVPAIILAGRGGRVSRLLVPGTDRARAQAQAAGSL; this is encoded by the coding sequence ATGACATCCTCACTCGTGCCACCCTCACCCGTGACGCCGACGACCGTCCGGCTCTACGCCGCGGCCATCGCCTCCGCCAAGATCGGCACCGGCTTCTTCTTCCTGATCAATACCTGGCTGATCATCGAGCTCACCCATCAGCCGTCGAGCGCGGCCCTGACGCTCGTCATGACCATCCTGCCGAGCCTGCTGCTGTCGCCGCTGATCGGCCTTGCCGTCGATCGTGGCCGGCCGGCGCGTCTGGCCTATCGGGCCGAGTGGCTCCGCTGGCTGGTGCTGATCCTCTATGGCGGGCTCTACGGGGCGGGCCTCGCCGGCGCCTGGACCGGCTATGCGGTGAGCTTCCTCGTGGCGCTCGGCAACGAGATCCAGGTGCTGGCCTGGCGCGCGGCCCTGGTGCGGGCGGCACCGGCCGAACAGATGCTGCGCCTGAACGCGCTGACCGTGGTCGGCGGCCAGGCCGGCCAGATCCTGGGCGCCGCTGCGTCCGGCCTGGTACTGGCCGCAATCGGGCCGGTGCCGACGATCGTGCTGACCGCCACGGCCTATCTCCTGTCGGCCCTGTTCGGCCGGCTCGTGGCCGGTCGGCTCAGCGGCCAGGACCCCGCGACCGCGGCGCGCCGGGACCTGCGGCAGCATCTGCGCGACCTCGCCGCCGGGCTCGGCCATATCCGAGAACGGCCGGAGATCGGCTTCTTCTACGGCCTGATGCTGGCGAACCTCACCGTCATCTTCGGCATCAACGCCATGCTGGCGCCGTTCGTGCAGGAGGAACTGCACCTGGGGGCGGCGGCGTTTGGCCAGATCGACGCCGGCTATGCGGCTGGCGCGATCACGGGCGGGCTCGTCGTGGCACGGCTTGCCGCCCGCTTCGGCCGCCGGCCGATCCTCATCTCGGGCTTCCTGCTGATGGCGACGAGCCTCGCCGCCTTCGCGCACAGCCATGGCTTTGTCGCGGCCATCATCGCCTATGCCGGCCTCGGCATCAGCTTCCAGACCAACGTGCTGGCGCTCAGCCTGGCGCAGCAGGCGACCGACCCGGCGTACCAGGGCCGGGTCAACGCCAGCTTCAACACGCTGAACGGCCTTGCCGGCCTCGTCATCTACGGCATCGTGGCGCTCTCTGCCGGGCACCATCTCTATCGCACGCTCTATCTCGGGCAGGCGGCCATCATGCTGGCAATGGTACCGGCGATCATCCTGGCCGGACGCGGCGGCCGGGTCAGCCGGCTGCTGGTTCCGGGAACCGACCGGGCCCGCGCGCAGGCGCAAGCCGCTGGATCTTTGTAA
- a CDS encoding peptide ABC transporter substrate-binding protein: MFRTRAVLGFGMAMALLTSTATVALAQTLADSQVLRIGNGSEPQTLDPQISENVQDSHIERDLYEGLVVIDKDGKVAPGQAESWTVSPDGITYTFKLRPNLKWSDGTPLTAEDFVYSWQRSVDPATGSKYSFLFYPIKNAEDIANARNKDIKSLGVRAVDPQTFEVTLKAPTGYFLKLIGHARFLPVNKASITKYGNQFTRPGNLVTNGAFMLKEWTPQSRIVVVKNPNYWDAANVKLSEVDYYPIENQNEELKRYRAGELDVTNEVPSDQVDFIRKDLPGELKIVPYLGSYYMGFNLEQPPFKNNLKLRQALSMVVDREAIVSKITKTGEQPAYSWVPPGIAGYQPQYVEWKDLSMPERIAKAKELYKEAGYGPDHPLNLEIMYNTSENHKKIMIAIAAMMKQALGVNVTLVNQEFKVFLETRKEKKATQLFRAGWIADYSDPNTFAELLQSDAGLNDMGYNNPEYDKLVKTAAITVDPEKRVQMLEEAEKLIVHDLPMMPIYDYVNKRLIKPYVTGFDMNTLGYFYSKNVSIAKH; this comes from the coding sequence ATGTTTCGTACCCGCGCCGTTTTAGGCTTCGGCATGGCGATGGCCCTGCTGACGTCAACCGCCACCGTGGCCCTGGCCCAAACCCTCGCCGACAGCCAGGTGCTCCGCATCGGCAACGGTTCCGAGCCGCAGACACTCGATCCGCAGATCTCGGAGAACGTGCAAGACAGCCACATCGAGCGCGACCTCTACGAGGGCCTCGTCGTCATCGACAAGGACGGCAAGGTGGCGCCCGGCCAGGCCGAGAGCTGGACCGTGAGCCCCGACGGGATCACCTACACGTTCAAGCTCAGGCCAAACCTGAAATGGTCGGACGGCACGCCGCTCACGGCGGAGGATTTCGTCTATAGCTGGCAGCGCTCGGTCGATCCGGCGACGGGCTCGAAATATTCCTTCCTGTTCTATCCGATCAAGAACGCCGAGGACATCGCGAACGCCCGGAACAAGGACATCAAGTCCTTGGGCGTGCGCGCGGTCGACCCGCAGACCTTCGAGGTGACCCTGAAGGCGCCGACCGGTTACTTCCTGAAGCTGATCGGCCATGCCCGCTTCCTGCCGGTCAACAAGGCGTCGATTACCAAATATGGTAATCAATTCACGCGGCCGGGCAACCTCGTCACCAACGGCGCCTTCATGCTGAAGGAATGGACGCCGCAGTCGCGGATCGTCGTGGTCAAGAACCCGAACTATTGGGACGCGGCCAACGTCAAGCTCTCCGAGGTCGATTACTATCCGATCGAGAACCAGAACGAGGAGCTGAAGCGCTATCGCGCGGGCGAGCTCGACGTCACCAACGAGGTGCCGTCCGACCAGGTCGACTTCATCCGCAAGGACCTGCCGGGCGAGCTCAAGATCGTGCCCTATCTCGGCTCCTACTACATGGGCTTCAACCTTGAGCAGCCGCCGTTCAAGAACAATCTGAAGCTCCGCCAGGCCTTGAGCATGGTGGTCGACCGCGAGGCGATCGTCTCGAAGATCACCAAGACCGGCGAGCAGCCGGCCTATAGCTGGGTCCCGCCGGGCATCGCGGGCTATCAGCCGCAATATGTCGAGTGGAAGGACCTGTCGATGCCGGAGCGCATCGCCAAGGCCAAGGAGTTGTACAAGGAGGCGGGCTACGGTCCCGACCATCCGCTCAATCTCGAGATCATGTACAACACCAGCGAGAACCATAAGAAGATCATGATCGCGATCGCGGCCATGATGAAGCAGGCGCTGGGCGTCAACGTCACGCTCGTCAACCAGGAATTCAAGGTGTTCCTGGAGACCCGCAAGGAGAAGAAGGCGACGCAGCTGTTCCGAGCCGGCTGGATCGCGGACTATTCCGACCCGAACACCTTCGCTGAGCTGCTGCAGTCGGACGCGGGCCTGAACGACATGGGTTACAACAACCCGGAATATGACAAGCTCGTGAAAACCGCGGCGATTACGGTCGATCCGGAAAAGCGCGTCCAGATGCTGGAAGAGGCCGAGAAGCTGATCGTGCACGACCTGCCGATGATGCCGATCTACGATTACGTCAACAAGCGGCTGATCAAGCCCTACGTGACGGGCTTCGACATGAATACGCTCGGTTACTTCTACTCGAAGAACGTGTCCATCGCGAAGCATTGA
- a CDS encoding LysR substrate-binding domain-containing protein, which produces MAKLNLDMDVLRTLVTAQDLGGFNRAAGQIGRSQSAVSQQIRKLEDQVGEPLFRKQGRGLVPTEAGDLVLAYARRILDLNDEAVVALRGRAIEGAVRFGLAADFAEAWLPLALGQFRRAHPAVRVEAVVDGNRHLLARLDRGELDLVLALGNGTRADAYRLARLPMVWIGPAVDRPGAAGQTLRVPVWTAGEPIPLALFEAPCFFREAALAVLDRAGLVWRAAFTSSSLHGLWAAIEAGLGLTLRTAIGLPAGVTLLDAAAGLPPGPSVDLCLHDAGRALSPALGRLRAIVEETVAAHVPM; this is translated from the coding sequence ATGGCGAAGCTCAACCTCGACATGGACGTGTTGCGCACGCTGGTGACGGCGCAGGACCTGGGCGGCTTCAACCGGGCTGCAGGCCAGATCGGCCGTTCGCAGTCGGCGGTGAGCCAGCAGATCCGCAAGCTCGAGGACCAGGTGGGCGAGCCGCTGTTCCGCAAGCAGGGGCGCGGTCTGGTGCCGACCGAGGCCGGCGACCTGGTGCTGGCCTATGCCCGGCGCATTCTCGATCTCAATGACGAGGCGGTCGTGGCGTTGCGCGGCCGGGCGATCGAGGGGGCGGTGCGGTTCGGCCTCGCCGCCGACTTCGCCGAAGCCTGGTTGCCGCTGGCACTCGGGCAATTCCGCCGCGCCCATCCAGCCGTGCGCGTCGAGGCGGTGGTCGACGGCAATCGGCACCTGCTTGCCCGGCTCGATCGCGGCGAGCTCGACCTGGTCCTGGCGCTCGGCAACGGTACCCGCGCGGACGCCTATCGGCTGGCCCGCCTGCCGATGGTCTGGATCGGGCCAGCTGTGGATCGGCCGGGCGCGGCTGGGCAGACCTTGAGGGTGCCGGTCTGGACGGCCGGCGAGCCGATCCCGCTGGCGCTGTTCGAGGCGCCCTGCTTCTTCCGCGAAGCGGCGCTTGCGGTGCTCGACCGGGCCGGCCTCGTCTGGCGCGCCGCCTTCACCAGCAGCAGCCTGCATGGGCTCTGGGCTGCGATCGAAGCGGGCCTCGGCTTGACGCTCCGGACCGCGATCGGCTTGCCCGCCGGCGTCACCCTGCTCGATGCGGCGGCAGGCCTGCCGCCGGGGCCCTCGGTCGACCTGTGCCTGCATGACGCCGGCCGCGCGCTGAGCCCGGCCTTGGGCCGGCTAAGGGCAATCGTCGAGGAGACGGTCGCCGCGCACGTGCCTATGTAA
- a CDS encoding indolepyruvate ferredoxin oxidoreductase family protein, producing MALAAMGLAATGLAAVTLDDKYTLERGRIYLNGVQALARLPMMQRQRDLVEGLNTASFISGYRGSPLGGLDQALWSARKHLKDNHVFFEPGLNEDLAATSIWGTQQVNMYEGAKYDGVFAMWYGKGPGVDRSGDVFKHANGAGTAPHGGVLVLAGDDHASKSSTLPHQSEYAFIDAQIPVLNPSGVQEILDYGLYGWAMSRFAGTWVAMKTIAETVDSSASVHVAPERVKIVLPEDAELPPGGLNIRWPDTPLEQEYRLMRYKLKAAQAFARANGLDRVTLDSPNARFGIATTGKSYLDVRQALDDLGIDDAYAAEIGLRIYKIGMTWPIEPEGLKRFAEGLDEILVVEEKRGLIESQLKEQLYGLPEAVRPRIVGKFDEAQDWILPSHYELSPATIARVIAGRLARFHTGARIEDRVKYLAAKEEQLARVTPTAARTPWFCSGCPHNTSTRVPDGSRAMAGIGCHYMAIWMPERHTSTFTQMGGEGTPWIGQAPFTETKHVFTNLGDGTYNHSGLLAIRAAVGAKVNITYKILFNDAVAMTGGQTHDGGGLTVPMIARQVAAEGVKRVVVVSDDTDKYQVDVGLPPLTPVLHRDKLDEVQRELREVEGVTVLIYDQTCAAEKRRRRKRGKMVDPQKRVFINDTVCEGCGDCSKASNCLSVVPLETEYGTKREIDQSSCNKDYSCVEGFCPSFVTVHGGSLRKNKGAARDEDGFGPLPMPALPALDRPYGILVTGVGGTGVVTIGALLGMAAHLEGKGVSVLDMTGLAQKGGAVFSHIRIAARPEDIAAVRIAAGGADALLGCDFLVAAATDSLAKLDRDRTRAFVNRAETITGNFTQNPDLKFPAADARRSLADALGSDGVDYVEATRLAVALLGDSIAANLFMLGYAWQKGAVPLSAEAIDRAIELNGVAVEFNKKSFLWGRRAAVDLAAVEAAAAPPRPATGSRRRSESLDELIERRIADLTRYQNAAYAERYAALVRRVVQAEAERVPGRTGLGEAVARNLYKLMAYKDEYEVARLYTDGEFLQKLHERFEGDFTLQFHLAPPLLAERHSTTGHLMKKTYGPWMLKAFGLLAHFKGLRGTLWDPFGRSEERRAERRLIGEYVAVVEEILSRLGADNHGTALELARIPERIRGFGHVKEANMAEAKRAEAALLAQFRSPAAIPVAAE from the coding sequence ATGGCTCTGGCGGCAATGGGACTGGCGGCAACAGGACTGGCGGCAGTCACACTCGACGACAAATACACGCTCGAACGCGGGCGGATTTATCTGAACGGCGTCCAGGCGCTGGCCCGCCTGCCGATGATGCAGCGCCAGCGCGATCTCGTCGAAGGTCTCAACACCGCCAGCTTCATCTCCGGCTATCGCGGCTCGCCCTTGGGCGGGCTCGACCAGGCGCTGTGGTCCGCGCGCAAGCACTTGAAGGACAACCATGTCTTCTTCGAGCCGGGCCTGAACGAGGACCTGGCCGCGACCTCGATCTGGGGCACCCAGCAGGTCAACATGTACGAAGGCGCCAAATACGACGGCGTCTTCGCCATGTGGTACGGCAAGGGCCCGGGCGTCGACCGCTCGGGCGACGTCTTCAAGCATGCGAACGGCGCCGGCACCGCGCCGCACGGCGGCGTTCTGGTCTTGGCCGGCGACGATCACGCCTCCAAGTCCTCGACCTTGCCGCACCAGTCCGAATACGCCTTCATCGATGCCCAGATCCCGGTGCTGAACCCGTCGGGCGTGCAGGAGATCCTGGACTACGGGCTCTACGGCTGGGCCATGTCGCGCTTCGCCGGCACCTGGGTCGCCATGAAGACGATCGCCGAGACGGTTGACAGTTCCGCCTCGGTCCATGTGGCACCCGAGCGCGTCAAGATCGTGCTGCCCGAGGATGCCGAGTTGCCGCCGGGCGGGCTCAACATCCGCTGGCCCGACACGCCGCTCGAGCAGGAGTACCGCCTGATGCGGTACAAGCTCAAGGCCGCCCAGGCCTTCGCCCGGGCGAATGGGCTCGATCGGGTGACGCTCGACAGCCCGAACGCCCGCTTCGGCATCGCGACCACCGGCAAGTCCTATCTCGACGTACGCCAGGCCTTGGACGACCTCGGCATCGACGATGCCTACGCCGCCGAGATCGGCCTCCGCATCTACAAGATCGGCATGACCTGGCCGATCGAGCCCGAAGGCCTGAAGCGCTTCGCCGAAGGACTGGACGAGATCCTCGTCGTCGAGGAGAAGCGCGGGCTGATCGAAAGCCAGCTGAAGGAACAGCTCTACGGCCTGCCCGAGGCGGTGCGCCCGCGCATCGTCGGCAAGTTCGACGAGGCTCAAGACTGGATCCTGCCGTCCCACTATGAACTGTCGCCGGCGACGATCGCGCGGGTGATCGCGGGGCGCCTCGCCCGCTTCCATACCGGCGCCCGCATCGAGGACCGGGTGAAGTACCTGGCCGCCAAGGAAGAACAGCTGGCGCGCGTGACGCCGACCGCGGCGCGCACGCCCTGGTTCTGCTCCGGCTGCCCGCACAATACGTCCACCCGCGTGCCCGACGGCAGCCGCGCCATGGCCGGCATCGGCTGCCATTACATGGCGATCTGGATGCCCGAGCGGCACACGTCGACCTTTACCCAGATGGGCGGCGAAGGCACGCCCTGGATCGGCCAGGCGCCGTTCACCGAGACGAAGCACGTCTTCACCAACCTCGGCGACGGCACCTACAATCATTCGGGCCTGCTCGCGATCCGCGCCGCGGTCGGGGCCAAGGTCAACATCACCTACAAGATCCTGTTCAACGACGCAGTCGCCATGACCGGCGGCCAGACTCACGACGGCGGCGGCCTGACCGTGCCGATGATCGCGCGCCAGGTCGCGGCCGAGGGCGTGAAGCGCGTGGTCGTGGTGAGCGACGATACGGACAAATACCAGGTCGATGTCGGGCTACCGCCGCTGACGCCGGTCCTGCATCGCGACAAGCTCGACGAGGTGCAGCGCGAGTTGCGCGAGGTCGAGGGCGTCACCGTGCTGATCTACGACCAGACCTGCGCCGCCGAGAAGCGTCGGCGCCGCAAGCGCGGCAAGATGGTCGACCCGCAAAAGCGCGTCTTCATCAACGACACGGTGTGCGAGGGCTGCGGCGACTGCTCCAAGGCATCGAACTGCCTCTCGGTCGTGCCGCTCGAGACCGAGTACGGCACCAAGCGCGAGATCGACCAGTCGTCGTGCAACAAGGACTATTCCTGTGTCGAGGGCTTCTGCCCGAGCTTCGTCACGGTGCACGGCGGCAGCCTGCGCAAGAACAAAGGTGCGGCCCGCGACGAAGACGGCTTCGGCCCGCTGCCGATGCCGGCGCTCCCGGCGCTCGACCGGCCCTACGGCATCCTGGTGACCGGCGTCGGCGGCACCGGCGTCGTCACGATCGGGGCGCTCCTCGGCATGGCGGCGCATCTCGAGGGCAAGGGCGTCTCGGTGCTCGACATGACCGGCCTCGCCCAGAAGGGCGGCGCCGTCTTCAGCCACATCCGCATCGCGGCCCGGCCCGAGGATATCGCGGCCGTGCGCATCGCGGCCGGCGGCGCCGACGCGCTCTTGGGCTGCGACTTCCTGGTCGCTGCCGCGACCGATAGTCTCGCCAAGCTCGACCGGGACCGGACCCGCGCCTTCGTCAACCGGGCGGAGACGATCACCGGCAACTTCACCCAGAACCCGGACCTGAAATTCCCGGCCGCCGACGCCCGCCGCTCACTCGCGGACGCACTGGGCTCTGACGGGGTCGACTATGTCGAAGCCACGCGGCTCGCGGTGGCGCTGCTCGGCGATTCGATCGCGGCCAACCTGTTCATGCTGGGCTATGCCTGGCAGAAGGGCGCGGTGCCGCTTTCCGCCGAGGCGATCGACCGCGCGATCGAGCTCAACGGCGTCGCGGTCGAGTTCAACAAGAAATCCTTCCTCTGGGGCCGGCGCGCCGCGGTCGACCTGGCCGCGGTCGAGGCAGCGGCCGCCCCGCCCCGCCCCGCGACCGGCAGCCGGCGCCGGAGCGAGAGCCTGGACGAGCTGATCGAGCGGCGCATCGCCGACCTCACCCGCTACCAGAACGCCGCCTATGCCGAGCGCTATGCGGCACTCGTCCGGCGCGTCGTGCAGGCCGAGGCCGAGCGCGTGCCCGGCCGCACCGGCCTTGGCGAGGCGGTCGCCCGCAACCTCTACAAGCTCATGGCCTACAAGGACGAGTACGAGGTCGCCAGGCTCTATACGGACGGCGAGTTCCTGCAGAAGCTCCACGAACGGTTCGAGGGCGATTTCACGCTCCAGTTCCATCTGGCGCCGCCGCTCCTGGCCGAGCGGCACTCGACGACGGGCCACCTCATGAAGAAGACCTATGGGCCGTGGATGCTGAAGGCCTTCGGCCTGCTCGCCCATTTCAAAGGCCTGCGCGGCACCCTGTGGGATCCGTTCGGCCGCAGCGAGGAACGCCGGGCCGAACGCCGCCTGATCGGCGAATATGTCGCGGTGGTCGAAGAGATCCTGAGCCGCCTCGGCGCGGACAACCATGGGACAGCGCTCGAGCTCGCACGCATCCCGGAACGGATCCGCGGTTTCGGCCACGTCAAGGAGGCGAATATGGCCGAGGCGAAGCGCGCGGAAGCAGCGCTGCTCGCGCAATTCCGCAGCCCCGCGGCGATTCCGGTCGCCGCCGAATGA
- the oppB gene encoding oligopeptide ABC transporter permease OppB, protein MFSFVAKRLLGAVPTLFVIITIAFFMIRLAPGGPFDSERAVPPEIQANLNKVYHLDQPLVGQYWLYLKSVLGGNFGPSFSYKDYSVTELIWNGFPVSMELGLTAVFLAVLIGGSLGTLAALRQNRPADYTIMTAAMTGITIPNFVMAPLLTLVLGVYLRLLPVGGWGNGHEIQYKILPIVALALPQIAYVSRLTRGSMIEVLRSNFIRTARAKGLSEWLTVTRHAARAAFLPVVSYLGPACAGIITGSVVIEQIFSIPGIGRYFIQGALNRDYTLVMGVVIFYGVLIILFNLIVDVLYGVLDPKLAHR, encoded by the coding sequence ATGTTTTCATTTGTCGCCAAGCGTCTTTTGGGGGCGGTGCCGACGCTTTTCGTGATCATTACGATCGCGTTCTTCATGATCCGCCTGGCGCCGGGCGGGCCGTTTGACAGCGAGCGCGCGGTGCCGCCGGAAATTCAGGCGAACCTCAACAAGGTCTATCACCTGGACCAGCCGCTGGTCGGGCAATATTGGCTCTATCTGAAGAGCGTGCTCGGCGGCAATTTCGGCCCGTCCTTCTCCTACAAGGACTATAGCGTCACCGAGCTCATCTGGAACGGCTTCCCGGTCTCGATGGAGCTGGGCCTGACCGCCGTGTTCCTGGCGGTGCTGATCGGCGGCAGCTTGGGCACGCTCGCGGCGCTGAGGCAGAACCGGCCGGCCGACTACACGATCATGACCGCGGCCATGACCGGCATCACCATCCCGAACTTCGTCATGGCGCCGTTGCTGACGCTGGTGCTGGGCGTCTATCTGCGCCTGCTGCCGGTAGGCGGCTGGGGCAACGGGCACGAGATCCAGTACAAGATCCTGCCGATCGTGGCGCTGGCCCTGCCGCAGATCGCCTATGTTTCGCGCCTGACGCGCGGCAGCATGATCGAGGTGCTGCGCTCGAACTTCATCCGCACCGCCCGCGCCAAGGGCCTGTCGGAATGGCTGACCGTCACCCGGCACGCCGCGCGCGCGGCCTTCCTGCCGGTCGTCTCGTATCTCGGCCCCGCCTGCGCCGGCATCATCACCGGCTCGGTCGTGATCGAGCAGATCTTCTCGATCCCCGGCATCGGCCGCTACTTCATCCAGGGCGCGCTTAACCGCGATTATACGCTGGTGATGGGCGTCGTCATTTTCTACGGCGTGCTGATCATCCTGTTCAACCTGATCGTCGACGTGCTCTACGGCGTCCTCGATCCGAAGCTGGCTCATCGCTAG
- a CDS encoding ABC transporter permease subunit, with amino-acid sequence MSVTPLAAANGAAQPIEGTSLWKSARRRLVRNRAAMGGLVMLAIIGLLAILAPYISAHAMDDISWDQIGAPPNWEQGYYFGTDSNGRDLFARTLYGARVSLMVGILASIVSLVIGVTYGAVAGYLGGAVDNVMMRIVDILYSLPFMFFVILLTVFFGRNIFLIFVAIGAVEWLDMARIVRGQTLALKHREFIEAAHAFGVSNSAIVRRHIIPNILGPVMVFVTLTVPKVILLESFLSFLGLGVQEPMTSWGVLISDGARDMETAPWSLLFPATFLAVTLFSLNFLGDGLRDALDPKDR; translated from the coding sequence ATGTCCGTCACCCCCCTCGCCGCCGCCAATGGCGCTGCCCAGCCGATCGAGGGCACCAGCCTGTGGAAGAGCGCGCGCCGCCGCCTGGTGCGCAACCGCGCCGCCATGGGCGGGCTCGTCATGCTGGCGATCATCGGGCTGCTTGCGATCCTGGCGCCCTACATCTCGGCCCATGCCATGGACGATATTTCCTGGGACCAGATCGGCGCGCCGCCGAACTGGGAGCAAGGCTACTACTTCGGCACGGATTCGAACGGCCGCGACCTGTTCGCCCGCACGCTCTACGGGGCCCGCGTCTCGCTCATGGTCGGCATTCTCGCCTCGATCGTGAGCCTCGTGATCGGCGTGACATACGGCGCCGTCGCCGGTTACCTGGGCGGCGCCGTCGACAATGTGATGATGCGCATCGTCGACATTCTCTATTCGCTGCCCTTCATGTTCTTCGTCATCCTGCTGACGGTGTTCTTCGGGCGGAACATCTTCCTGATCTTCGTCGCGATCGGCGCCGTCGAATGGCTCGACATGGCGCGCATCGTGCGCGGGCAGACGCTGGCCTTGAAGCATCGCGAGTTCATCGAGGCGGCGCACGCCTTCGGCGTCTCGAACAGTGCCATCGTCCGCCGCCATATCATCCCGAACATCCTCGGGCCGGTGATGGTGTTCGTGACGCTCACGGTGCCCAAGGTCATCCTGCTCGAGAGCTTCCTCTCGTTCCTGGGCCTCGGCGTGCAGGAGCCGATGACGAGCTGGGGCGTGCTGATCAGTGACGGTGCCCGCGACATGGAGACGGCGCCCTGGTCGCTCCTGTTCCCGGCGACCTTCCTCGCCGTCACCCTCTTCTCCCTCAATTTCCTCGGCGATGGCTTACGCGACGCCCTCGACCCCAAGGACCGCTGA